TGGAAATTCTCGAAGAGGTTGAGCCCGTTGAGGAGACAGCTCAACAACCAGTTTATCAAATTCGACCGCATCTTCATGAAAAGTATGTCAGTTTAACTTATAATCACAAATAGTGATATTtgtactgaaaaattattgttataagtaattattaaagatagatctAGATTcttatatttgtgtaaaattgttattacaattaatatctttaaagtataattctagatataattatttaaaaaatttaaatacacttTTAACACAGGTTTAAGCCTCTAAGTGCAAAGGAGATAATACATGATGTGTTATTTGATCAACTTGCTACAAAATCATATGACGCACAGGCAGCTGCTCAATGGACCAAAGATATAGCAGAtattattgaaagaaaaattaaaggtaatatctttatcctttttatgtacacaatttaaatttatattatatttatgtttattgttaCCAATGTAGGTTAACCTTGATTTtggtttaatttattctttatcttattttaattcttagaattagaaaaaaaagaattagttAATTCATTAGTGGAAGTAGATATTAAAGtctcataaatatatttattatatagctCTTTTTCATGctatttttacagaattacagtttaaaaggtataaatatattgtcaaTGTGATTTTGGGACAGCAACACGGTGCTGGTGTAAAAATAGGTACAAGATGTATTTGGGATGCAGAAGCTGATACATATGCCTACGATAATTTCATCAATGTAAGGAGATAAATGTTtggatataatttattatacaatgtccaaatatcttacttttatattcgGACTTAATTGCATATTGTTTTTCAGGATACTATATTTTGCGTGGCTATAGTATAtgcagtttatttttattaaatgttttaatttttacacaacaTTTTTGTCCCGCAAAGGTATCTACATGGACAAAACTCATGAATAGAAAAGTATTGTTTAGAAACAtcagtaaatttattaaagtacaaTCTATTATTACCATACATATTGATACATATGCTTCGCAATGTTATATGTAATGatataacacaatttttacatataattacaccaagaattacacataatatttaaatatatatttattcatgtaCCTACAATGTTATGTGCATGATTGCGTtcgcaatatttttcatttcacatagttcttttttatgtactaaaattattatagcaCCATAATTCACGGTAGTATTGtatgattaaaattgatttatcctacttgttacaatatttgtcatattttatcttctttgcaagtccatttttttaaataatttatagaataatttaaagtttaatgtattttctatataaaatataatacgtcaataaaatttattaattgtaaaaaattttactattgtatcatttgaaaattaatgatattttacaGTTTGATTTAGATAGTTAATTACAAATGctgtgatatatattttttgttttttttttgtgtgaaaaatttacattgcaTAACATTGATACATTGTTGATTTACAtaaacaatgtaaataaaaatataaaaatatctgcgtattaataaaaattctaattactaagatattttattatatgttattaattaattttattatttattttgtttatatatatcataaaatgtaacatgtaATAATAGACTTGAGAAATGTACAGAAGGCACCAGACATAACATTTCGTATTATGCATTTCATTATAGCAAATGTTATATTgcagtacattaaaaaattcttatttgccattagataaaaaataatacttgtaataatacaaataaaataaataactttaaagtatttatagtatatttataaatatgttaacatAGTGTATTAACGACGTTCGCTTTCATGTAACAACATGATTTGTTTTGATTACTTGTTTATTACATAATCTGtcatgtattaaatattaacacatACGCAGAACTGTTTTTtaagtatgtttttttacatttaaagtgaaatattatagatatacgATTTAAAGAATGAGAGAAGAGAAAGCACGATAAGCAACTCAAATAAACGATCCTTACATTGGCAAGAAAAAATGGTGAAAGTTATAAAACTCTGCTCaaagactaaatatttttacattaacctctctaatttcttttgattatattatagtaacaAGTGTATATCgtttgtgtgtgtttgtgcATATCGTGTACTTGATTAATTTGTCAATGTAATAATAAGTTACATAATAACGCATGGCAACGCACAGCATAACGGGAGGCAAACTGGAACAACAGCACCTCCTTTGCTACTTTTGCTTTTACTTTTGCTAGAAGCTTCGTATTCATATTTTCCACTCGCCTTTTGCCACTCTCcctagaaaatgttaaatacaaaaattgaaataataagatatCGCAAATTTTAAGCAAAACAAACGACCATTTTATCGTaatgcattaaatataaaaatgtaacactgGGCAATAGTAAATTGGtcagtaattaatacttattttaaatacttattaaaagcactattgttaatacttttaatgctcaaaataagtaaaataatcactaatcaatttaatactgcccatgtcatataaattcatataatgACTTACACCAGATTGTGACACGGCTGCGCTAGATTCTTCTTTCTTAGTGAACTCTGCCGAACCAGGAGGATAATAAACCGGTGGTCCAGCAACATTCTTGCTTTTAACTTTAGGTGGTGTATGGGGAAGAAAATCAACTTCCTTCTTCTTCGTAGATTCTGTTTTGCTTTGGCGCTCTTGCCTCTCTATATCTTCTAATACTTCTCGCtgaagaaacaaaatatataggCTTATTAACCCTCCGTCTGTACAGTGACTCCAAAAGGAAACAAgcgaaatttttacatatgtaacCACAAGACTGGTATAGGCGGAGCCTGGCTCTCCTTTAATAAATGATGgaaataactattaaaattttaaatgtagtcACTCAAGAGTAATTAGGAATTTTTGCAGATTTTTTGCacgtatttaacatttaaaaaaaaggaacaggACAAAAAGGGGTCAGTGTACAGATCTCGTTAGTGAAAATAAGTGTACAGACGGAGGGTTAactgtaaaatgtaaataatctCAATCAAATAGTATTACTTTACCTCAGAGTCAGAGAACGAAGCCATGAGATCCTCCAGTTTCTTCGGTGGTCCTTCGCCATTGGCAATGGACCTAGTTGGAAATCGTTTCGGTAAAAGGACTTCGTGATCGTCGGCATTCTTATTCGGTGGTATTGTCGTCGTAGTATTCGAAAATTTGTAAACTGTCGTGCTAGGCTGCGGCGGGGTATCCTGCCGCGAATAATAACTCGTCTTTATCGGAGTATCTGGTTTGTCGGGATAACGTCCGCTGGACGGTGATCTGCCAGATCTGTATTCTTCGAATCGATTAACGGTTCTGGTGTGCGTCTCGCTTACGGTAGGTGGCTGATTTTGATATATGGTCGTTGAATAGTCTGTACGATCGCCTGGTCCATAACCATTAGGATAAGTACCATCATGGTAATACTTCTCGGTCACGGTGGTCTTAGTTTCCATATTCGTTGGCGGAGCAGAACGATAACCATAAGAAGGCTGTTCCtcatgataaaattttgtttccttATGTATAGTTTTGGTCTTCTCGGACTTCTCGGTGACATCGGTCGGTGAGTATCTCGGTGTACCCGGCACATTCTCCGTCATGGTCTGATAGCTGATTGTCTTGTCTGTCGTGGTGGTAGTTCCGCTGCTTCTTGGTAGTGTGTACGTGATCGTTTGATCACGGGGCAGTACGACACTCCCTGGCACGCTACTACCTGGTAGATATGTCTCCGGCGCTCCCGGTAGTTCGTAGGTATACGTCTTGATGGTGGTGGTTACCTTTGTGTTTGGACCGGGTGCCAGATTGATCGGTATCGATGGACTTGGCGATGGTACTCCATACTCGATGCTTTTGTATTCTTGCGTGCTTTGAGTCGATCGTGGTTCAGTTTGGTAACCTTGAGAAATGAAAGattctttgtttattataattgtcaaaatgtggaaaataattgttctttAATGTTCTATATAAGATACATACTGCTTTCGTGAACGAACTTGACATCTCTTTGAGTTCCTGGCAGAGGCGAAGTTTGTTTCGAACGAGACGTTGAGCTGTCGCCATAGAcctaataaatacaattatattaatgctaATTGTTCATCTTgcttattattatctataaacaataaaatgtgtaatatgaTTTTGCTTACCAATTCTCTATTGACcactgattttttaataatcggtTCTGGACTTTGATATGAATATGATGGACTCGCTAGAGTTTTAGTTTCCTCGTAAGTTCTTTCATGAATGTCGTCCCTATAGATATAAAGtatgaatttatatacatgtatataaagtattaatttatttatatatatatatatatttatatttatatttcgaaagtttagtataaattataaaaatagttgtAGACAGATTATTTGCATCGGATCGTccgtaataaatttctttcgtaaataaattacaattgagaaatattattttatttctattttgacGGAAACGGGAGAAATATATGTTACGCGACTGAGTCGCTTGGCATTCATTCAGAAAACGAAAGTATTTTGGAACTTATGAGAAGCAGAAATATATACTCACATCAAGGGCGCGCCAGTGAGTGGCTGTTTGCTTTCTGATATGCCCCATGAATCTGAAACAATAAATCATGGAGAGATGTTATCATTGTGATTGTCAAAAATGCGATAATAGGAATTTAGAAGAACAACGCAATGGAAagttataaatcaatttagaTGTGctctaaataataaagtgcCAATAAGTTGCGGTGATTTACGCGTTGTTGATTCGATCTTCCGAGTGTCATAACGTTAATATATAACTCCAGTAGTGGATTTTATTGGCTGGTAACAAACATCTCCGGTCGACGAATATTCTCAATGGTCTGACATTCTTGTCCTTTTTGTATACGTAGTAACTTCCATCCTCTACTAGCTCTTTAGACCTCCCCCgcgatctttctctcttacctTTCATTCTTTCTTTTGGGAGAGCAGCGGAGACGAAGAAATCGGGTCAGCCTTCTGCTATAAGCGGTCCTAATATGGCTGTGCTTGTGTGTTATGCGTGACCGCAAAGAACATGAGCTACAACGTGCCGTCTCTGCCAAATACAGAGATACAAGGAAGACCCCCTTGCTACCAGCATACTTCTTTAAAGCGGAGCTGAATAAAGTTTCGAAAAGGTCACCCGTGTGTATGAGTCTGATTTTCATAGTGTGTGACGGAGATAGTCGGAAATTGCCTCAAACGACTTGAAAAGATTTTTGTgtggatttttaaaatttaatgatatgTTATGAAGAaacatgtttcaatatttaaattttgcatgaaAAGTATGAAACGATGGTGGATGATGGATAATCACTTCGCATGTGTCCCTagtttaaacattattttcattaaatttttctttcaattttcactttcaattttttacgaaagaattcttttctacacatatatttaggaatatctttattaaatttcataaaagcCGGAGATGTAACTTTGAAACTTCAGCCTCTGTTCATTCTCTTTCGAAAGTAGTACAACTAAATATACGAGCGGCGTAATTTCGCTTGTAATATTCCTCGCGTTAGAATCGCTTCAAAGATGCGAATAACCCTCAAATTCGATCCACTCGTGCTTTTTTTCATTGTCAATTAACCGTAAACCTGCAAGGCCGTCGCGCGCCTTAAAAGGTGTGACACGAGCAACTGGCTCCCCTACCTTCCTTGATCGTTTCACGTTCGCGCGCTATTCACCGCGACCCCGCGATGTTACTTGTCTCGGTTAATTCAAGGAATCCGATAGGAATCTGCTTGGTTACAGCGACAGTACGCTAAACTCTACGGAATGCTCTGGAGTAAGCACGTATTGTACAATACGTATAACATTGTCATGTAACTACatctattcataaaaatagaaattttcctCACCTGACTTCCCGTCCAAATCCTTGTTATAGTGATACGACACCTGCTTGTAAGCTACCGTTTTGGTTTGACCGGGTTGAACCTGCAAACGCAAGAAGAAAATGGACGTCACGAATGCAAAATCTCGCATCATCGGTATGCTTAGGCATTCAGGTCATCCGTTTTTATAGCAACGATCTGATCGTAACAAATTAGTGCGAGCAATGCGTGGGTAGTGCCAGTGCCGGACTCTCCTTATAAGACTTTGATTATTGTCCCACGTGTAAGACATGGGCGGATCAGTAACAACACCTGAATTCCCCAGAGCGGCTCATGGCCGATGGTTGTTTCAACTGCAAAATGCAGCTATGCAGTAAAATTCTCAGAATactatatataagataaatcattttaaataaattataagttaataaataatttttatataaatgctatataattacaaattctattcttttttaaataataaataaaacacacATTATATTCTACGATCAAACTTTaacacataattttacaaactgttatacacaaaaaaatataattctcatgctaaaaaaaacaattatgcatattttaattttcttcttttaaataatagttatctTTGCAAATCTTCCTgatgaataattttcaaatacattcatcattttacttaaaataagtaatatttagcTAAAAGAAACTTCTATGTACAGAAAATGTAtacttgaattaattaaagatcatttatttttaataattcataaatttacatcCTCAAATTTATCGTCAGCTCATCACTTAATCatcaaattacatttactcaaaatacatatattcttagtaatttaagcaagaatattaagttaaagtaaaaattagattacttATTATTCTGACTTCTCTtcgattgatttttataatattcttcaaaaGGGTACAAATCCTTCTTAATATAAGGatgaatttttctaaaatttgtgtaTGATGAGCATAT
This sequence is a window from Monomorium pharaonis isolate MP-MQ-018 chromosome 3, ASM1337386v2, whole genome shotgun sequence. Protein-coding genes within it:
- the LOC105834537 gene encoding uncharacterized protein LOC105834537; translated protein: MSAAVRERTTSHTSRKLVSHGGPISGQRDGAATASSLENNLDALLEDLQTSVSRSATPSRDRTLQVEYRAPANPTRVISEGRSVSPSRSKVTTTEKFVSSGPIGTSSGIPGLEHLEAELQDVQPGQTKTVAYKQVSYHYNKDLDGKSDSWGISESKQPLTGAPLMDDIHERTYEETKTLASPSYSYQSPEPIIKKSVVNRELVYGDSSTSRSKQTSPLPGTQRDVKFVHESSYQTEPRSTQSTQEYKSIEYGVPSPSPSIPINLAPGPNTKVTTTIKTYTYELPGAPETYLPGSSVPGSVVLPRDQTITYTLPRSSGTTTTTDKTISYQTMTENVPGTPRYSPTDVTEKSEKTKTIHKETKFYHEEQPSYGYRSAPPTNMETKTTVTEKYYHDGTYPNGYGPGDRTDYSTTIYQNQPPTVSETHTRTVNRFEEYRSGRSPSSGRYPDKPDTPIKTSYYSRQDTPPQPSTTVYKFSNTTTTIPPNKNADDHEVLLPKRFPTRSIANGEGPPKKLEDLMASFSDSEREVLEDIERQERQSKTESTKKKEVDFLPHTPPKVKSKNVAGPPVYYPPGSAEFTKKEESSAAVSQSGGEWQKASGKYEYEASSKSKSKSSKGGAVVPVCLPLCCALPCVIM
- the LOC105834536 gene encoding tctex1 domain-containing protein 2-like isoform X2; amino-acid sequence: MQHSVKHNPVQEVDIAQEEEEKKHVNLEILEEVEPVEETAQQPVYQIRPHLHEKFKPLSAKEIIHDVLFDQLATKSYDAQAAAQWTKDIADIIERKIKELQFKRYKYIVNVILGQQHGAGVKIGTRCIWDAEADTYAYDNFINDTIFCVAIVYAVYFY
- the LOC105834536 gene encoding tctex1 domain-containing protein 2-like isoform X1 — protein: MIAIRFFSAFRYYKTTQCFDFTEHVHRLIVLPLVAIVEAKRMQHSVKHNPVQEVDIAQEEEEKKHVNLEILEEVEPVEETAQQPVYQIRPHLHEKFKPLSAKEIIHDVLFDQLATKSYDAQAAAQWTKDIADIIERKIKELQFKRYKYIVNVILGQQHGAGVKIGTRCIWDAEADTYAYDNFINDTIFCVAIVYAVYFY